Within Streptomyces sp. NBC_00704, the genomic segment GCGCAGCATCTCGATGTCGCCGGAGGTCACCCGGTGCCGGCCGCCGCGCGAGACGTCCACGTCCTCCGGCGGGTTCTCCCACTCCCACACCGGCATCACGGCCGGCGTGCCGGTGACGGCGGGAGCGCCCAGGAGGTGCGGGCGCTGCTGCTCGTCCGAGCGCCACAGGGCGGTGGCCCGCTCGACGAAGCCGGAGAGCGAGGCGCCGTGCGGGGTGGACGGCTCGCCCGGCACGCCGAGGCCGATGTCGTCGAGGGTGACCGGCCGGTGCAGCCGCACCGCGAGCACCTCGCAGATGAGGTCGGGCACCTGGCCGCGCGGGCGCTGGCCCTTCAGCCAGCGGGCCACCGCCGTGTGCTCGTACCGCAGGGCGAGGCCGCGGGCCCGTCCGGCCTGGTTGACGTGGGCGGCGAGGCCCGCGTGCGAGACGCCCGCCTCGTCGAGGATCGCGTCGAGCAGAGTGTTGGGCTGCATGGGTGCCCCCCGGTGCCGTGCCTCGTGCCGTCAGACTAGTGGGTCCGACTTCACACGGGGTGTGAACGCAAAGCCCATGCCTACGGGCCGTGCACGCTGCCACGACGCACCCGTGCCCGGTTGACTGGAGCGCCTCGCAAGAGGTTCGCCGGGCCGTCGGCTCCCCCTCCAAAAGCGACGGCCCGGTGCCGCGCTCCGCCTCCGGCGAAGGGTGAGGTCTCGGGTACGTGGACATGTCCGGACCGGCCGTGGACATGCGCGGGTCCACCGTGGCCGGTCGCGCAGTTCCCCGCGCCCCTAGGGTGTCGCACCCGACCCCTCCGACAAGAGACCCCAAGCCCAGCGCAGAACCCCAGCCCCCTCAGGGGCGCGGGGAACTGCGCGACCAGCCCCCACCGGCCGGCAGCCGGGACACGACCGAGGCCGGGGGCAAGGGGCGCAGGGGGCGCAGCCCCCAGCCCTCCAAGGGGCGCGGGGAACTGCGCGACCAGCCCCCACCGGCCGGCAGCCGGGACACGACCGAGGCCGGCCGCAAGGGGCGCAGGGGCGCAGCCCCCAGCCCTCAGGGGCGCGGGGAACTGCGCAGAACCCCGGGCTCAGCCCCGCAGGGCCGCTCCGGTCCGCTCCCCCGCCAGGGCCACCGCCGCATCACGCGCGGCCGACGCCTCGTCGACGGTCAGCGTCCGGTCCCCCGCGCGGAAGCGCAGCGCGTACGCCAGCGACTTCTTCGCCTCGCCGAGCTGCTCCGCGTTCTCGTAGACGTCGAACAGCCGGATGTCCTCCAGCAGTTCGCCCGCGCCCTCGCGCAGCGCGGCCTCGACGTCGGCGTGCGGCACGAGCCGGTCGACGACGAGGGCGACGTCCTGGGTGGCCACCGGGAACGTGGAGATGCCCGGCGCCCGGGGCGTGTCGTCGCCGACCTGCTCCAGGACGTCCAGGTCCAGCTCCATGGCGCAGGTGCGCGCGGGCAGGCCGAGGGCCTTCAGCACGCGGGGGTGCAGTTCGCCCGCGTGGCCGACGACCCGCTCGGCGCCGTCGGCGGTCACGACGAACTCGGCGCAGCGCCCGGGGTGCCACGGACCGTAGCGGCCGTTGCGGACGACCAGGTCGACGCCGGCCTCGCGGGCGACCGTGCGCCCGGCCTCGACCGCGTCGGCCCAGTTCGCCGGACGGCCCTTGCCCCACCAGCCGGCCTGCTCGCGGGCGCCCGCGAGGACGACGGCGACATGGCGCGGCTGCTCGGGCAGCACGGCGTTCAGCGACGCCAGCTCCTCGTCGGTGGGACGGCGGTCGACGGGCAGGTGCCCGGCGACGCCCTGCTCCTCGCGCGGGAGGAAGACCAGGCCGGTCTCGAAGAGCGCCAGGTCGTGCGAGCCGCGGCCGTCGTTGCGCCGCAGCGCGCCGAGCAGGCCCGGCAGCAGCGACGTGCGCAGCGCGGGCTCCTCGTCGTTGAGCGGGTTGGTGAGCCGGACGACGCGGCGGGCCGGGTCGTCGGCGTCCAGGCCGAGCTGGTCGAAGACCTGCTCGCTGACGAACGGGTAGTTCGGCGCCTCGACGTAGCCCGCCCCGGCCAGCGCGCGACCGACGCGCCGGTGCAGGCGCTGGCGGTGGGTGAGCCCGCGGCCCGAGGGCGGCTTGGGCAGCGTGGAGGGCAGGTTCTCGTAGCCCTCCAGCCGGATGACCTCCTCCGCCAGGTCGTTGACCTCGGTGAGGTCGGGCCGCCAGGACGGGACGGTGACGATCAGCTCGTCCTGCCCGTACACGTCGCAGCCGATCTCCTGGAGGCGGCGCACCACCGTCTCGCGGCCGTACACCACGCCGGCGACCTTGTCCGGGTGGTCGGCCGGGACGCTGATCGTGTGCGGCGCGGAGGGCGCGACGATCTCCGTGACGCCCGCGTCGGCGGTGCCGCCGGCGAGGAGCACCAGCAGGTCCACGGTGCGCTGCGCCGCCGCCGCGGCGGCCTGCGGGTCGACGCCGCGCTCGAAGCGCCGGGACGCCTCGGAGGACAGCTTGTGGCGACGGGCCGTGCGCGCGATCGACACCGCGTCGAAGTGCGCGGACTCGATGACCACGTCGGTCGTCGGGCTCGCGAGGTCGTCGTGGTCGGCGATCTCGGTGTTGGCGCCGCCCATGACGCCGGCGAGGCCGATGGGACCGCGGTCGTCGGTGATGACCAGGTCCTCGGCGTGCAGCTTGCGGGTGACGCCGTCGAGGGTGACGATCTGCTCGCCCTCGGCGGCCCGGCGCACGCCGATGGCGCCCTGGACCAGGTTGCGGTCGTAGGCGTGCAGCGGCTGGCCCAGCTCCGTCATCACGTAGTTGGTGACGTCGACGGCGAGCGAGATCGGGCGCATGCCGACCTTCTGCAGCCGGCGCTTCAGCCAGATCGGGGAGCGTGCCTCGGGGCTCAGGCCGGTGACGGTGCGGGCGGTGAAGCGGTCGCAGCCCATCGGCTCGGAGATCTGCACCGGGTAGCCGAAGGCGTTCGGCGCGGGGACGTCGAGCAGCGCCGGGTCGCGCAGCGCCAGACCGTAGGCGATGGCGGTCTCGCGGGCGACGCCGCGGATGGACAGGCAGTCGCCGCGGTTGGCGGTGACGGCGATGTCCAGGACCTCGTCGACCAGTTCGAGGAGCTCGATGGCGTCCTTGCCGACCTCGGTCTCCGGCGGCAGCACGATGATGCCCTTGGTGCCGTCGTCGCCCATGCCCAGCTCGTCGCTGGAGCAGATCATGCCGTGGGAGGTCCTGCCGTACGTCTTGCGCGCGGCGATCGCGAAGCCGCCGGGCAGGACCGCGCCCGGGAGGACCACGACGACCTTGTCGCCCACGGCGAAGTTGCGGGCGCCGCAGACGATCTCCTGGGGCTCACCGGTGCCGTTGGCCGTGCCGACGTCGACGGTGCAGAAGCGGATCGGCTTCTTGAAGCCCTCCAGCTCCTCGACGGTGAGCACCTGACCCACGACCAGCGGGCCCTTGAGGTCGGCTCCGAGGTGCTCGACGGTCTCGACCTCGAGGCCGGCCGACACCAGCTTGGCCTGCACGTCACGGCCGGTCTCGGTGGCCGGCAGGTCGACGTACTCCCGCAGCCAGGAAAGCGGGACCCGCATCAGATCTCCATCCCGAACGGCCGGGTGAACCGGACGTCACCCTCGACCATGTCTCGCATGTCTTCGACGTTGTGGCGGAACATCAGCATCCGCTCGATGCCGAACCCGAAGGCGAACCCGCTGTACTTCTCGGGGTCGACGCCGCAGGCGGCCAGCACCTTGGGGTTGACCATGCCGCAGCCGCCCAGCTCGATCCAGCCCTCGCTGGAGCAGGTGCGGCAGGGGCGGTCGGGGTTGCCGACGGACTCGCCGCGGCAGACGTAGCACACCATGTCCATCTCGGCGGACGGCTCGGTGAACGGGAAGAAGTTCGGCCGCAGCCGGGTCTTCATGCCCTCGCCGAACAGCGACTGGACCATGTGGTCCATCGTGCCCTTGAGGTCGGCCATGGTCAGGCCCTCGTCCACGGCGAGCAGCTCGACCTGGTGGAAGACCGGGGTGTGCGTGGCGTCCAGCTCGTCGGTGCGGTACACGCGGCCGGGGCAGATCACGTACACCGGCAGCTCGCGGTCGAGCAGCGAGCGGATCTGGACCGGCGAGGTGTGGGTGCGCAGCACGACGCCGGACTCGGTGCCGCCCTGCGGGCCCTGCACGAAGAACGTGTCGGCCTCGCCGCGGGCCGGGTGGTCCGGGCCGATGTTGAGGGCGTCGAAGTTGAACCACTCGGCCTCGACCTGCGGGCCCTCGGCGACCTCGTAGCCCATGGCCACGAAGACGTCCTCGATGCGCTCGGAGAGGGTGGTGAGCGGGTGGCGGGCGCCGGCCGGGATCCGGTCGTGGGGCAGTGTGACGTCCACCGCCTCCTCGACCAGCACCCGTGCGTCGCGCTCGGCCTCCAGCTCCTCCTGGCGGGCGGCGAGGCCCTTGTTCACGGCGCCGCGGGCCTGGCCGACGAGCTTGCCGGCGGCGGCCTTGGCGTGCGGGGGCAGGGCGCCGATCTCGCGGTTGGCGAGGGCGAGCGGGGAGGTGCCGCCGGTGTGGGCGACCTTGGCCTCCTGGAGCGCGTCGAGCGAGTCCGCGGCGGCGAAGGCGGCGAGCGCCTCGTCCCGCATGCGCTCGATCTCTTCCGGTTTCAAGGCCTCGACCTCTACCGGGTCGTACGACTTATTCGGTGCCGACATCTCTTCCCGTGCTTCCGATTGTCTGGCTGAAGGTCCCCGTCATCGACTCACGCAGAGGTCAGAGGGCCGTCCATGGGACACAAGGGTGCCAAAGGCCGAGTCTAACGGGGTGAGGGTGTACCGCTGCGCCCGCGGCTGCCCGGCTGCTCTCAGGTGAGGTAGGCCGGGGTCGCCACGGGCAGCGTAAATCGGAACTCCGCGCCGCCTCCGGGGGCGCGGCCGACCGTGATGGCGCCGCCGTGGGCTTCGACGATGCCCTTGACGATGTACAGCCCAAGGCCGGTGCCGCCGCGCTTGCTGCCCCGCCAGAAGCGGGTGAAGACGCGGTTCATGGACTCCTCCGGGATGCCTGCGCCCTCGTCGCTCACGGTGACCGATGTGCCGGTGTCCTCCCCTTCTCGGGGGGACGCGGCGGGCGTGACGTCAATGGTGACGGTTCCCTCGCCGTGGCGCACCGCGTTTTCGAGGAGGTTGCTGAGGACCTGGTCGACCTTGTCGGGGTCGGCCCACAGGGCGGGCAGCGGCTGCTCGATGCGCAGCAGGAACCGGTCGGCGGGCTGTCCGGCGGCGACGTAGGCCTGGATGTGCCGTCCCACGGCCGCGCCCATGTCCACGGGCTGACGGCGCACCTCCAGCCGTCCGGAGTCGATGCGCGAGATGTCGAGCAGTTCGGCGATGAGGCGGGTGACCCGGTCCGCGTCGGCGTCGACGGTCTCCAGCATGAGCCGTTTCTGGTCGTCGGTGAACCGCGACCACTTGGCGAGCAGGGTGGCGGTGAAGCCCTTGACGGAGGTGAGCGGGGAGCGCAGTTCGTGGGCGACGGTGGCGATCAGCTCGGCGTGGCTGCGTTCGGTGCGGCGGCGGGCCTCGGTGTCGCGGACCGAGACGACGACGCGGCGGACGGGGCCGGTGGGCTCGTCGCGGACGTAGCGGGCGGAGACGAGGACTTCGCGGCCGCCGGGCAGGAGGAGGTTGCGTTCGGGCTGGCCGACGCGGATGGCGAGGCCGCCGTAGGGGTCGGTGAGCTGCCACCAGCGGCGGCCTTCCAGGTCCTCCAGCGGCAGGGCCCTGTCGAGGCGCTGTCCGAGGGCGTCCTCGGCGGCGACGGCGGTGATGCGCCGGGCGGCGGCGTTGAAGCAGATGACGCGGCCGTTCTCGTCGGCGACGACGAGCCCGTCGGGCAGGTCGTCGGGGTCGATGCCGAGTCCCGTGAGGTCACCGGCCGGCCCGGCCGCTCCCGGTGCCCTGGTCGTGCCGACACTCATCCCCGTACCCCACCTCCCGTCCTCCCGGAAGAGGCCCGCGAACTCGTCACCCTACTAGCTGTCGGTCACGGAGCGGCACCCTCCGGAGGCACGCTGTGCACGGGCCGACGCGTAGAGACATACGGCGGCGGCGGTCGCGAGGTTCAGGCTCTCGGCCTTTCCGTGGATCGGGACGCGCACGACGGCGTCGGCGAGCGCGCGGGTCTCCTCGGGAAGTCCCCACGCCTCGTTGCCGAAGACCCAGGCGGTGGGGCCGCCCATGGCGCCGGCGTCGAGTTCGGCGTCGAGGTCGTCGTCTCCCGCGCCGTCCGCGGCGAGGACGCGCACGCCGGCGTCGCGGAGCCCGGCCACGGCCCTGTCGACGGGGACGCCGACGGCGACGGGCAGGTGGAAGTGGGAGCCGACGGAGGCGCGGACGGCCTTGGGGTTGTAGAGGTCGACGGAGGCGTCGGTCAGCACGACGGCGTCGGCGCCGGCGGCGTCGGCGCACCGCAGGACGGTGCCGGCGTTGCCGGGGTCGCGGACGTGGGCGAGGACGGCGACGAGCCGGGGCCGGGCGGCCAGGACGCGCTCGAAGGGCACGTCGATGAACCGGCAGATCCCGACGAGTCCCTGGGGGGTGACGGTGGTGGAGACGTCCTCGATGACCTGCTCGTCGGCGAGGTGGATCCGGGTGCCGGCGGAGCGGGCCTCGGCGAGGACGTCGGCGTGGCGTTCGGCGGCCTCCACGGTGGCGAACAGCTCGACGAGGGTGGCCTGTCCGCCGGCGTGGTGCGCCGCGGCCTCCCGGACGGCCTGCGGCCCTTCGGCGAGGAACAGCCGCTCCTTGCCCCGGAAGTTCCGCCGGGCGAGCCGCCGGGCCGCGGAGACACGCGGGGAACGGGGGGAGATCAGCTCGGGGCCGGCGGGGGGCATCTTCACCTTCACAACTCCATGGTCTTTCGCCTGGTGCGAGTGATCCGACCCGGGGGCGCGGGGAACTGCGACCGGCCACCGGCGGCCCGCACCCGAACGGACGGCGTCAGGGGGGTGTCAGCAGCAAAGGACCCGCAGGAGGGAACCTGCGGGTCCTTCTCTGACGTCGGCTCAGGGCCGGCGCAGCGTCACGCGGCCTTGGGCGCGTTCACGTCCGCGGGGAGGGCCTTCTGCGCGACCTCGACCAGCGCGGCGAACGCGGTGGCGTCGTTCACGGCCAGCTCGGCGAGGATCTTGCGGTCGACCTCGATGTTCGCGGCCTTCAGACCCTGGATGAGGCGGTTGTACGTCATGCCGTTCTGGCGGGCCGCAGCGTTGATGCGCTGGATCCACAGCTGACGGAAGTCGCCCTTGCGCTTCTTGCGGTCGTTGTAGTTGTAGACCAGCGAGTGGGTGACCTGCTCCTTGGCCTTGCGGTACAGGCGCGAACGCTGACCGCGGTAGCCGGAGGCCGCCTCGAGGATCGCCCGGCGCTTCTTGTGGGCGTTGACTGCCCGCTTGACGCGTGCCACTTGTTAACTCCTTGTAGCGGGGCCGTGGTGGGACTCACACGGCCCGGAAACGATTGGGTCCCGGTCTCAGAGGTCGGGCGCGACGCTCGCGCCCGACGTCACTTGCCGAGAAGCTTCTTGATCTTCGCGGCGTCGCCCGGGGCCATCTCGGCGTTGCCGGTGAGGCGGCGCGTCACGCGGGACGACTTGTGCTCGAGCAGGTGGCGCTTGCCGGCGCGCTCGCGGAGCACCTTGCCGGAGCCGGTGATCTTGAAGCGCTTGCTGGCACCGCTGTGCGACTTGTTCTTCGGCATAGCGCCGTTCTCTCCTCGTCGGTGGCGTTCCGGTGCCCGGTCGTGAAACCGGGCACGGTGGAACGTCGCTGGTATCGGTTATGTCCGCGGGACTCGCGTCCCCCGGATCACGCCTCGGCGGGGGCCTCGGCGTCAGCCGCCTCGACCTCGACATCGCCGTCGACGTCGCCGTCGGCGTTCACGGCGTCGGCGTCCGCGGCGTTCTGCGAGCGGCCGGGGTTGGCCTTCGCCTCGGCCTTGCGGGCCTCCTGCGCCTGCCGGGCCTCGGCCATGGCCTCGGTCTTCTTCTTGTGCGGACCGAGAACCATGATCATGTTCCGGCCGTCCTGCTTCGGGTTCGACTCGATGAAGCCGAGGTCCTCCACGTCCGACGCGAGACGCTGCAGAAGCCGGAAGCCGAGCTCCGGCCGGGACTGCTCGCGACCACGGAACATGATCGTGATCTTGACCTTGTCGCCCGCCTTGAGGAACCGGACGACGTGACCCTTTTTGGTGTCGTAGTCGTGCGGGTCGATCTTCGGCCGGAGCTTCATTTCCTTGATGACCGTGTGCGCCTGGTTCTTGCGCGCCTCACGGGCCTTCATGGCCGACTCGTACTTGAACTTCCCGTAGTCCATGAGCTTGCAGACCGGCGGGCGTGCGCTCGCCGCCACCTCGACCAGGTCGAGGTCGTACTCCTGCGCAAGCTCCAGGGCCTTGGCCAGCGGCACGATGCCGACCTGCTCGCCACTGGGACCGACAAGTCGCACTTCGGGAACGCGAATCCGGTCGTTGATGCGGGGCTCGGTGCTGATGGATCCTCCTCGGTAGCACCACACGGCAGTCTGGCGGACGGCCGCGTAACGTCTGTGTTCGATAGTTTTATAACCACGTCGAAGCACAAAAAATGCCCCGACAATCACATTGCGGGGCTCCAAGCACTACCGGAGCACCGCCGCAAGGATCGCGGGGCGCGCTACCGGGCGACTCCATCGTCCGTACGGAACGATGGGGGCCGCCTGACCGGGGTGACCCGCCGTCCCAAGGGGCGGTCGGGTGGGAGCTCGGAGTCTCCACTTGTGGGCCGGGCCCGCCTGCTGAGGGGCACGCGTGTCCGACCGGTCGTTCACCGAGATTACCAGCCCCCGTCGCGAACGGCCAATCGAGCCTCGCCACCGGACCCGGCGCGGCCTGCGCCTATCGTGTCCTGCATGAGTGACACCTCCCCCTCCGGCTCCGCCGGGACGCCCGCCGCCCCCGACTTCGACGAGATGACCCGCGACATCGCCGAGGTTCCCGCCGTCGAGGTGATCGTCACGGTCGCCGTCAACCTGATGAGCGCCGCGGCCGTGAAGCTCGGGCTCACCGAGGAGGGCGACGCGTACAAGGACCTGGACGAGGCCCGCAAGCTGGTCACGGCCCTCGCCGGGCTGCTCGACGCGTCCACGACCGAGATCAGCTCCTTCCACGCCGCCCCGCTGCGCGACGGCCTGAAGTCGCTCCAGCTGGCGTTCCGCGAGGCGTCGGTCGTCCCGGACGAGCCGGGCCAGGGCCCGGGCGAGAAGTACACGGGCCCGGTCTACGGCTGAGCCGTTCCCCGCGGATCGGCTCTCCGCGGCACGTCAGCTCTCCGCGGCACGTCAGCTCTTCGCATCGTCGCGCTTCGCGTCGTCGCTTTTCACGTACAGGGGCTCGCCCGGGGGCGTCGTCCCGGCCGGCAGCACTGCCAGGTCGAGGCCGCGCACCAGGCGGGCCCTCAGCGTTTCGTCGGCCGCGAGGCGACGGGCGACGGCGCGTGCCGTCTCGGCGGGGACGACCGCCGGGTCGAGGACGAGGGCGAGGGTGCCGTCGGCCTCGCCGGGTCC encodes:
- the pheT gene encoding phenylalanine--tRNA ligase subunit beta — encoded protein: MRVPLSWLREYVDLPATETGRDVQAKLVSAGLEVETVEHLGADLKGPLVVGQVLTVEELEGFKKPIRFCTVDVGTANGTGEPQEIVCGARNFAVGDKVVVVLPGAVLPGGFAIAARKTYGRTSHGMICSSDELGMGDDGTKGIIVLPPETEVGKDAIELLELVDEVLDIAVTANRGDCLSIRGVARETAIAYGLALRDPALLDVPAPNAFGYPVQISEPMGCDRFTARTVTGLSPEARSPIWLKRRLQKVGMRPISLAVDVTNYVMTELGQPLHAYDRNLVQGAIGVRRAAEGEQIVTLDGVTRKLHAEDLVITDDRGPIGLAGVMGGANTEIADHDDLASPTTDVVIESAHFDAVSIARTARRHKLSSEASRRFERGVDPQAAAAAAQRTVDLLVLLAGGTADAGVTEIVAPSAPHTISVPADHPDKVAGVVYGRETVVRRLQEIGCDVYGQDELIVTVPSWRPDLTEVNDLAEEVIRLEGYENLPSTLPKPPSGRGLTHRQRLHRRVGRALAGAGYVEAPNYPFVSEQVFDQLGLDADDPARRVVRLTNPLNDEEPALRTSLLPGLLGALRRNDGRGSHDLALFETGLVFLPREEQGVAGHLPVDRRPTDEELASLNAVLPEQPRHVAVVLAGAREQAGWWGKGRPANWADAVEAGRTVAREAGVDLVVRNGRYGPWHPGRCAEFVVTADGAERVVGHAGELHPRVLKALGLPARTCAMELDLDVLEQVGDDTPRAPGISTFPVATQDVALVVDRLVPHADVEAALREGAGELLEDIRLFDVYENAEQLGEAKKSLAYALRFRAGDRTLTVDEASAARDAAVALAGERTGAALRG
- the pheS gene encoding phenylalanine--tRNA ligase subunit alpha, which translates into the protein MSAPNKSYDPVEVEALKPEEIERMRDEALAAFAAADSLDALQEAKVAHTGGTSPLALANREIGALPPHAKAAAGKLVGQARGAVNKGLAARQEELEAERDARVLVEEAVDVTLPHDRIPAGARHPLTTLSERIEDVFVAMGYEVAEGPQVEAEWFNFDALNIGPDHPARGEADTFFVQGPQGGTESGVVLRTHTSPVQIRSLLDRELPVYVICPGRVYRTDELDATHTPVFHQVELLAVDEGLTMADLKGTMDHMVQSLFGEGMKTRLRPNFFPFTEPSAEMDMVCYVCRGESVGNPDRPCRTCSSEGWIELGGCGMVNPKVLAACGVDPEKYSGFAFGFGIERMLMFRHNVEDMRDMVEGDVRFTRPFGMEI
- a CDS encoding sensor histidine kinase, producing the protein MSVGTTRAPGAAGPAGDLTGLGIDPDDLPDGLVVADENGRVICFNAAARRITAVAAEDALGQRLDRALPLEDLEGRRWWQLTDPYGGLAIRVGQPERNLLLPGGREVLVSARYVRDEPTGPVRRVVVSVRDTEARRRTERSHAELIATVAHELRSPLTSVKGFTATLLAKWSRFTDDQKRLMLETVDADADRVTRLIAELLDISRIDSGRLEVRRQPVDMGAAVGRHIQAYVAAGQPADRFLLRIEQPLPALWADPDKVDQVLSNLLENAVRHGEGTVTIDVTPAASPREGEDTGTSVTVSDEGAGIPEESMNRVFTRFWRGSKRGGTGLGLYIVKGIVEAHGGAITVGRAPGGGAEFRFTLPVATPAYLT
- a CDS encoding TrmH family RNA methyltransferase, whose protein sequence is MPPAGPELISPRSPRVSAARRLARRNFRGKERLFLAEGPQAVREAAAHHAGGQATLVELFATVEAAERHADVLAEARSAGTRIHLADEQVIEDVSTTVTPQGLVGICRFIDVPFERVLAARPRLVAVLAHVRDPGNAGTVLRCADAAGADAVVLTDASVDLYNPKAVRASVGSHFHLPVAVGVPVDRAVAGLRDAGVRVLAADGAGDDDLDAELDAGAMGGPTAWVFGNEAWGLPEETRALADAVVRVPIHGKAESLNLATAAAVCLYASARAQRASGGCRSVTDS
- the rplT gene encoding 50S ribosomal protein L20; its protein translation is MARVKRAVNAHKKRRAILEAASGYRGQRSRLYRKAKEQVTHSLVYNYNDRKKRKGDFRQLWIQRINAAARQNGMTYNRLIQGLKAANIEVDRKILAELAVNDATAFAALVEVAQKALPADVNAPKAA
- the rpmI gene encoding 50S ribosomal protein L35; amino-acid sequence: MPKNKSHSGASKRFKITGSGKVLRERAGKRHLLEHKSSRVTRRLTGNAEMAPGDAAKIKKLLGK
- the infC gene encoding translation initiation factor IF-3, with translation MWCYRGGSISTEPRINDRIRVPEVRLVGPSGEQVGIVPLAKALELAQEYDLDLVEVAASARPPVCKLMDYGKFKYESAMKAREARKNQAHTVIKEMKLRPKIDPHDYDTKKGHVVRFLKAGDKVKITIMFRGREQSRPELGFRLLQRLASDVEDLGFIESNPKQDGRNMIMVLGPHKKKTEAMAEARQAQEARKAEAKANPGRSQNAADADAVNADGDVDGDVEVEAADAEAPAEA
- a CDS encoding DUF1844 domain-containing protein; this translates as MSDTSPSGSAGTPAAPDFDEMTRDIAEVPAVEVIVTVAVNLMSAAAVKLGLTEEGDAYKDLDEARKLVTALAGLLDASTTEISSFHAAPLRDGLKSLQLAFREASVVPDEPGQGPGEKYTGPVYG